The genome window GACTTGGGATATTCTAAAAGTTTCAGACTGCTATTTTGAGAAAGTCCTTCTTGAATTAACAGGGATACTGCTTTCTCTTTATGCTCCCTGTTCAAAACTTTTTTCCTAAAACATTCTTAATCGCTTGGATTTCTAAAGCTTGTTCAGCTACTAATCTTTTTAGGTTGGAATTTTCATTTTCAAGTGATTTTAAAAGTTTCATATCACTCATCTCCATTCCTCCATATTTGTTCCGCCATCGGTAGAAGGTTTGCTCAGTTATCCCATATTTTCTAGCAACTTCCTTAATGGGAATACCTGATTCTGCTTCCTTAAGAACTTTATAGATCTCTGATTCTTGAAATTTCTTTTTTGCCATTGTTTTCTCCTATTATCATCGGTGAAAACTAACTTATTAATCGGTTCAGTTTTTGGGGGGCAGGTTATTCAAAATAATTTCCATTACATCTTCCATATCGTGATCT of Leptospira sp. GIMC2001 contains these proteins:
- a CDS encoding transposase, which translates into the protein MAKKKFQESEIYKVLKEAESGIPIKEVARKYGITEQTFYRWRNKYGGMEMSDMKLLKSLENENSNLKRLVAEQALEIQAIKNVLGKKF